In Frankiales bacterium, the DNA window ACCACGACGAGGCCGCCCACGATCGGGCCCAGGTAGGTCGCCTGGCCGCCGATCATGAGCCCCGTGAGCAGCACGATCGCGCTGAGCAGGGTGAACGAGTCGTCCGCGACGAGGCTGCCGAGGAACATGGCGAACAGCCCGCCGGCCAGGCCGGTGAGGCCGCCCGAGAGCCCGAACGAGACGGTCTTGACCACGGCGAGGTTCACGCCGGACGCCGCCGCGGCGATCTCGTTGTCGCGCACGGCGACGAGGGCGAGCCCGTAGCGGCTGCGCAGCAGGCTCTTGAGCACGATCATCACGAGCACGAGCAGGATCGCGGACAGCCAGTAGAGCCACAGCGACTTCTGGTTGAGACCCAGCCCGGTCCACTCGGGCGGGCGCAGCATCGTGCGCCGGATGGTGAGGCCGCTCGAGCCGCCGGTGAGGTCCGGGAAGCGGTCGATCACCTCGGGGAAGGCCACGCCGAACGCGAGGGTGACCATCGCGAAGTAGAGGCCGCGGATGCGCAGCGCCGGCAGGCCCACGACCAGGCCGGTGAGGAAGCACACGACGATCGCCACGGGCAGCGTGTACGTCGCGTTCCAGCCGAACTGCACCACGAGGATGCCGGTGGTGTACGCGCCGAGGCCGAAGAAGGCCGAGTGGCCCACCGAGATCATGCCCGTGTAGCCGGTGGAGACGTTGAGGCCGGCGATGGCGATCGAGTAGATCAGCACGCGCGTGACCTGGCCCTGGTCGAAGGCCGGCAGCCCCGCGCCCCAGATCATGGCGAGGACGACGAGCACCCCGCCCAGGCCGATGAGGCCGAGGTGGGTGCGGGAGTTGCGCCGGATCACCCAGGGCCGGCGCGCGGCACGAGCCTCCGCGGTGCTCATACGCGCTCCACGCGTCGCGAGCCGAACAAGCCGGTGGGCCGGGCGACGAGCACCAGCACGATGATCGTGAAGGCGACGGTGAGCTGGAGCGTGCCGCCGAGGAAGGTGGCGTACCCGTTGAGCAGGGACGCCCCGATGCCGAAGATCAGGCCGCCCACCACAGCGCCCTTGATGCTGTCGAGGCCCCCGAGCAGCGCGGCCGCGGACGCGAAGATCAGGATCGGGAAGAACCCGCTGAGGTTGAGCTGGTTGGGGGGCAGGACCGGTACGAGCAGCACGCCGGCGAAGGAGCCGATGGCGGCCGACAGGCCCCAGCTCAGGCTGAGCACGCGCCCCACGCGGACGCCCGACAGCGAGGCGGACTCGGGGTTGGTGGCGACGGCGCGCATCTTCAGGCCCAGCGACGTCCGGTTGAGCAGCAGGTTGAGCAGCGCGACCACCACGATCATGAGGAGGACGATCCCGATGGTGTCGTAGTGCAGCCGCGAGCCGGCGACGAGGAAGTAGCTGTCGCCGCCCGAGGGGAGCAGCCGCGGGAAGAGCTTGTCGGCCGGGCCCCAGATCCAGCCGTCGGCGCCGTTGAGGCCGATGAACAGGCCCAGGGCCACGATGAGCACGGCTGACTCGCTGCGTTTCGCGACGGGTCTGATGAGGAAGCGCTCGGTGAGCACCCCCATCACGAAGCCGACGGCGATGCAGACAGCCATGGCGAGCAGCAGCGGCCAGCCCTTGGTGGTGAGCCACCACGCGATGAAGCAGGTGAACAGCGCGAACTCGCCCTGGGCGAAGTTGATCGTGCCTGAGCTGCGGAACACCACCACGAGGGCGAGCGCCACGAGCACGTAGATGGCTCCGGCCGTGAGGCCGGAGAACGTGCGGTCGAGGAAGATCTCCACTGTTGCGTCCCTGGTCCCTTGTCAGTAGCCGAGGTAGGCGCGTCGGATGGCGTCGTTGTTGCGGAAGGTCTCCGCAGGGCCCGAGTCGACGACCGACCCGACCTCGAGGAGGTACACGCGGGAGGCGATGTCGAGCGCGAGCTCGGCGTTCTGCTCCACGAGCAGCAGTGCGGTGCCGAACTCCCGGTTGATGTCGCGCAGCACGCGGAAGAGGTCCTGCACGATGACCGGCGCGAGGCCCAGGCTCACCTCGTCGCACAGCAGGAGGCGCGGCCGGGCCATCAGCGCGCGGGCGATCGCGAGCATCTGCTGCTCGCCGCCGGAGAGCGTGCCGGAGACCTGGTTACGCCGGTCGGCGAGCGGCGGGAAGATCTGGAACATCCGCTCGACGTCCTCCGCGATCTCCTTCTTGGAGGAGCGGGTCACGGCGCCGACGCGCAGGTTGTCGCGGACGGTCATCGCGGTGAGCGTGCCGCGGCCCTGCGGGACGAGGCCGACGCCGTGGCCGAGCATCTGGTCCGGCCGCGCCCGCCCCACGGACCGGCCCTGCACCCGGATGTCGCCGGTGTGCGGGATCAGGCCCGCGATCGCGCTGAGCAGCGTGGACTTGCCCGCGCCGTTGGCGCCGAGGACGACGACGACCTCGCCGGGGTCGACGTACAGGTCGATGCCGTGCAGCACGTTGGCGGCGCCGTAGCCGGCGCGCAGGCCCAGCACGTCGAGCAGCGCGCCCTCGTGGCCCGGGCCCGAGGTGGTGGCCGCGGAGTCCTGCACGGCGGGGTCGGAGGCGGTCATGCGGCCCGGCCCAGGTAGGCGTTGACGACCTCGGGCGAGCGCTGGACCTCTTCGGGGTCGCCGTCGGCGATCTTGCGGCCGAAGTCCATGGCGACCACGTGGTCGGAGATGCCCATGACCAGGCCCATGTGGTGCTCGACCAGCAGGACGCTGAAGCCGTACTCGTCGCGCAGGCGGACCACGAGCGAGCCGAGCTCGGCCACCTCGGAGTGGGTGAGGCCGCCGGCGGGCTCGTCGAGCAGCAGGAGGCGCGGGTGCCCCATCAGGGCGCGGGCGAGCTCGACGCGCTTGAGGGTGCCGAACGGAAGGCCGTGGGCGGGGCGCAGGGCGACGTCGGTGAGCTCGAGGTCCGCGAGGATCGCCCACGCCTCGTCGGTGAGACGGCGCCGGGCGCGGTAGTTGGTGGGCCAGCTGACCAGCGACGGGAACAGGTGCGGGGTGCTGCGGGAGTGCGCCCCGAGCATCGTGTTGTCGAGCACGGTCTGCGTGGGGAACAGCGCGAGGTTCTGGAACGTGCGCGCGACGCCGGCGCCCACGACCTGGTCGCGCCGCTTGGAGAGCAGGTCCGTGCCGTCGAAGGTGATCTGGCCGGAGTCCGGCCTGTAGATGCGCGTGATGCAGTTGAACAGCGACGTCTTGCCGGCGCCGTTGGGCCCGATGAGCCCGCAGATCTGGCGGTCCTCGACGCGGAAGCTGATCCGGTCGAGGGCGGTGATCCCGCCGAACCGCAGCACGACGTCTGTGACCTCAAGCACCTGGCAGCTCCCGGCTGGTCTCGCTCGAAACGCGGTTGTTGCTTCAGTTAGCAGCGCGGCAATGTCTATAGGACGGTACGCCCCGGGTCAACGGATTGAACGAGATTGGTGGCGAACCGGAATGTGTCTCGGCGGAGCGATCGCTCCGGATCCCCGGCAGTGGCGGAGTTGAAACGGCAACGATCTGATTTCGGTTGCGGCGCAAGCGAAATGAGGACATCGCGTGACACCGTGTTCACAACGCTCGCGGGGCGCGCGCAGGCGCACGGCGGACGACGGACGGCACGTCGCGTCCCGCCCCGCGGGCCGCGACGACCCCGGGTCACGCCGGCAGTCGTCGCGGTGTCCTCGCCCGTCGGGACGCGGTCGCGGCCGTCCCGACGTGTGGGCCTCACGGCACCGGCTGAGGACTCGTCGTCTCCTCGCGCAACCGCTGGCGCAGGTCGCGCTTGAGCACCTTGCCGATCGGGTTGCGCGGCAGCGCCTCCACGATCACGAGCCGCTCAGGCCATTTGAAGCGGGCCACCTCCTTGTCCTGGAGCAGCTGGACGAGGTCGTCCAGCGTGGGCGGTGATGCGGGGTCGCGCGGGACGACGAACGCGCACGGGCGCTCGCCGAGGCGCTCGTCGGGCATGCCCACCAGCGCCACCTCGACGACGTCGTCGTGGGCGATGAGCAGCGCCTCGATCTCCGCGGCGGACACCTTGTAGCCGCCGCGGCTGATGAGGTCCTTGGCCCGGTCGACGTACACGAGCGTGTGCGCGCCCTCGTCGGCGAACTCGAAGATGTCGCCCGTGCGGAAGAAGCCCTGCTCGTCGAACGGGGACGGCGCGTCGCCCCAGTAGCCGGCGAACAGGGCCGCCGAGCGCACGCGCAGCTCACCCGGCCGGT includes these proteins:
- a CDS encoding branched-chain amino acid ABC transporter permease; this encodes MSTAEARAARRPWVIRRNSRTHLGLIGLGGVLVVLAMIWGAGLPAFDQGQVTRVLIYSIAIAGLNVSTGYTGMISVGHSAFFGLGAYTTGILVVQFGWNATYTLPVAIVVCFLTGLVVGLPALRIRGLYFAMVTLAFGVAFPEVIDRFPDLTGGSSGLTIRRTMLRPPEWTGLGLNQKSLWLYWLSAILLVLVMIVLKSLLRSRYGLALVAVRDNEIAAAASGVNLAVVKTVSFGLSGGLTGLAGGLFAMFLGSLVADDSFTLLSAIVLLTGLMIGGQATYLGPIVGGLVVVYLPYYTSDLGQGQVSAVLFGAALIAIIFIVPEGIVGGVLKLGRRFVRVLPAPPDLPTTGAAPDSGSASPPEPHAASAAASPTHAGRTEDA
- a CDS encoding branched-chain amino acid ABC transporter permease translates to MEIFLDRTFSGLTAGAIYVLVALALVVVFRSSGTINFAQGEFALFTCFIAWWLTTKGWPLLLAMAVCIAVGFVMGVLTERFLIRPVAKRSESAVLIVALGLFIGLNGADGWIWGPADKLFPRLLPSGGDSYFLVAGSRLHYDTIGIVLLMIVVVALLNLLLNRTSLGLKMRAVATNPESASLSGVRVGRVLSLSWGLSAAIGSFAGVLLVPVLPPNQLNLSGFFPILIFASAAALLGGLDSIKGAVVGGLIFGIGASLLNGYATFLGGTLQLTVAFTIIVLVLVARPTGLFGSRRVERV
- a CDS encoding ATP-binding cassette domain-containing protein is translated as MTASDPAVQDSAATTSGPGHEGALLDVLGLRAGYGAANVLHGIDLYVDPGEVVVVLGANGAGKSTLLSAIAGLIPHTGDIRVQGRSVGRARPDQMLGHGVGLVPQGRGTLTAMTVRDNLRVGAVTRSSKKEIAEDVERMFQIFPPLADRRNQVSGTLSGGEQQMLAIARALMARPRLLLCDEVSLGLAPVIVQDLFRVLRDINREFGTALLLVEQNAELALDIASRVYLLEVGSVVDSGPAETFRNNDAIRRAYLGY
- a CDS encoding ATP-binding cassette domain-containing protein; the encoded protein is MLEVTDVVLRFGGITALDRISFRVEDRQICGLIGPNGAGKTSLFNCITRIYRPDSGQITFDGTDLLSKRRDQVVGAGVARTFQNLALFPTQTVLDNTMLGAHSRSTPHLFPSLVSWPTNYRARRRLTDEAWAILADLELTDVALRPAHGLPFGTLKRVELARALMGHPRLLLLDEPAGGLTHSEVAELGSLVVRLRDEYGFSVLLVEHHMGLVMGISDHVVAMDFGRKIADGDPEEVQRSPEVVNAYLGRAA